Proteins encoded together in one Thermococcus barophilus MP window:
- the ttuA gene encoding tRNA-5-methyluridine(54) 2-sulfurtransferase has product MKCKFCEKKAFIKLHYPKMYLCREHFIEYFERKVKRTIEKYKLLKRDERILVVVSGGKDSAVVSYVLKKLGYNIECLYINLGIGEYSAKSEEYAKKQCEMINAKLHIVRVRELLGAGIGELKTSRPTCSYCGITKRYIFNKFAYDNGFDVIVTGHNLDDEASFIFGNIMNWNTQYLAKQGPLLPGEGKFVKKVKPLYEVTEREVVAYALAVGIDYMVEECPHARGATTLSYKEILNDMEEKRPGTKINFVKGYLRKRHLFEQEIEEVEFKECKVCGMPALGEKCSFCKVWRLEKPIDFRIKPQISST; this is encoded by the coding sequence ATGAAGTGCAAATTCTGTGAGAAAAAGGCATTCATCAAGCTCCACTATCCAAAAATGTACCTCTGCAGAGAGCACTTCATAGAGTATTTTGAGAGAAAAGTTAAGAGGACTATTGAGAAATACAAGCTTCTAAAAAGAGACGAGAGAATTCTTGTGGTTGTGAGCGGAGGTAAAGACTCAGCCGTTGTCTCTTACGTGCTCAAAAAACTCGGCTACAATATTGAATGCCTTTATATAAACCTTGGAATTGGGGAGTACTCAGCTAAAAGTGAGGAATATGCTAAAAAGCAGTGTGAGATGATAAACGCCAAGCTTCATATAGTTAGAGTTAGAGAGCTCTTGGGAGCCGGGATTGGTGAGCTTAAAACCTCCCGCCCCACATGCTCTTACTGTGGAATAACTAAGAGGTACATCTTTAACAAATTTGCTTATGACAATGGATTTGACGTTATCGTTACGGGACACAACTTAGATGATGAAGCGTCGTTCATTTTTGGCAATATAATGAACTGGAATACCCAGTATTTGGCCAAGCAAGGGCCTTTATTGCCCGGAGAAGGTAAATTCGTGAAAAAAGTTAAGCCACTTTACGAAGTCACAGAAAGGGAAGTTGTTGCGTACGCCTTAGCGGTTGGTATAGACTACATGGTTGAAGAATGTCCGCATGCAAGGGGAGCAACCACTCTGAGCTATAAAGAGATCCTGAACGATATGGAAGAAAAAAGACCGGGGACAAAGATAAACTTCGTGAAAGGTTACCTAAGGAAAAGACACCTCTTTGAGCAGGAAATTGAAGAAGTAGAATTTAAAGAGTGCAAAGTATGTGGAATGCCAGCTTTAGGTGAGAAGTGCTCCTTCTGCAAAGTCTGGCGTCTTGAAAAGCCAATAGACTTTAGAATAAAGCCTCAGATATCCAGCACATAA
- a CDS encoding NAD(P)/FAD-dependent oxidoreductase, protein MHTANLGKGYMVSFEEKFDVVIIGAGPAGLFAAYELAEKSDFKIAVIDEGGDIDQRVCPMYEVGYCVGCKPCHIMSGVGGAGGLSDGTINLRPDIGGDLTELTHDENYSWQLVWEVDQIFLRHGAPRRLYKGNEEQIREWERRAAQAGVKFIPIIQRHIGSDHTKEVIKSIKEYLESKGVKFILWTKVEEFRQSEVVARRRNRLFTIKARYIIVAPGRGGADWFHEVAQKIGLKARHGPIDVGVRVEVPAIVMEPITSINHDPKFHIYTDTYDDFVRTFCTNPYGFVVEERYDSYVGVNGHSMRDRKSNNTNFAFLSRIELTEPVEDTTAYGKSIAQLATTIGGGKPILQRLGDLRRGRRSTWARIRKSNVEPTLKHVTPGDIAMALPHRVVTNIIEGLEKLDKVIPGVASDHTLLYAPEIKYYAMRAEVNEDLETSIENIFAAGDGAGLSRDIVNAAATGLLAARGILKKEGNYTEKDFKKPGNWKKRIESLEG, encoded by the coding sequence ATGCACACTGCAAACCTTGGTAAGGGATATATGGTTTCTTTTGAAGAAAAATTTGACGTTGTCATTATAGGAGCAGGTCCAGCAGGTCTTTTTGCCGCTTATGAGCTTGCAGAGAAAAGCGATTTTAAAATAGCTGTGATAGATGAAGGTGGAGACATTGATCAGAGAGTATGTCCAATGTATGAAGTCGGCTACTGTGTTGGGTGCAAACCATGTCACATAATGAGCGGTGTTGGAGGCGCTGGAGGCTTAAGCGATGGAACAATAAATCTAAGACCAGATATCGGTGGCGATTTAACTGAACTTACACACGACGAAAACTATTCTTGGCAGCTCGTTTGGGAAGTTGATCAAATATTTCTGAGACATGGGGCACCAAGAAGGCTTTACAAAGGAAATGAGGAGCAAATTCGAGAATGGGAGAGGAGAGCCGCTCAGGCAGGGGTAAAATTCATCCCAATAATCCAGAGACACATTGGTTCTGACCATACAAAGGAAGTGATAAAATCAATCAAAGAATATCTTGAAAGCAAGGGAGTAAAGTTCATTCTCTGGACAAAAGTTGAAGAATTTAGGCAAAGTGAAGTCGTAGCGAGGAGAAGGAATAGACTCTTCACGATTAAAGCCAGATACATAATTGTAGCTCCCGGAAGGGGTGGAGCCGACTGGTTCCATGAAGTTGCTCAGAAAATTGGACTAAAAGCCAGACACGGCCCAATAGATGTGGGGGTTAGGGTTGAAGTTCCCGCCATAGTGATGGAGCCCATAACGAGCATAAACCACGACCCTAAGTTCCACATCTACACAGATACATACGACGACTTCGTTAGGACATTCTGCACAAATCCGTATGGATTTGTTGTGGAGGAAAGATATGATAGTTATGTTGGTGTAAATGGACATTCAATGAGGGACAGAAAAAGCAACAACACAAATTTCGCCTTTTTGAGCAGAATAGAGCTTACAGAGCCCGTTGAAGACACAACAGCTTATGGGAAGAGCATCGCTCAGTTGGCAACAACGATCGGTGGAGGAAAGCCAATTCTGCAGCGTTTAGGTGATTTAAGGAGAGGAAGGAGGAGTACATGGGCAAGGATAAGGAAGAGCAACGTTGAACCGACATTAAAACATGTTACCCCGGGAGATATAGCCATGGCACTGCCCCATAGGGTTGTTACGAATATAATAGAAGGTCTCGAAAAGTTAGATAAAGTAATCCCAGGAGTTGCAAGTGATCATACTCTGCTCTATGCTCCTGAAATTAAATACTATGCAATGAGAGCTGAAGTAAATGAAGACTTAGAAACGAGCATAGAAAACATATTCGCCGCCGGTGATGGTGCTGGGCTTTCCAGAGATATAGTAAACGCTGCCGCAACAGGGCTCTTAGCGGCGAGGGGAATTCTGAAAAAAGAGGGAAATTATACAGAAAAAGATTTCAAAAAACCAGGCAACTGGAAGAAAAGAATTGAAAGCTTAGAGGGATGA
- a CDS encoding CBS domain-containing protein — MVAWVERAEKLKRKKMHIVVGKRKHLQMQRKEELSHNIRYISKVPVKLVMDTDFLKVHPEDPLTTLIENLKGEETSAVVVDEKNRLLGFITMKDLLHFFSPPRRYSIVGLGLLKRYTLNRASRVEDIMVTKPITIHIDDNLGHAIKLMIETGKHHLPVVDGEKHVHGILEVKDIIRLIRIVSV; from the coding sequence ATGGTGGCATGGGTGGAACGTGCTGAAAAGCTGAAGAGGAAGAAGATGCATATTGTTGTGGGAAAAAGAAAGCACCTCCAAATGCAGAGAAAGGAGGAGCTGAGCCATAATATAAGGTACATATCCAAGGTTCCTGTTAAACTTGTCATGGATACGGATTTCTTAAAGGTTCATCCAGAGGATCCACTTACAACCTTAATAGAAAACCTCAAAGGAGAGGAAACCTCTGCAGTTGTTGTTGATGAAAAAAACAGGCTTTTGGGATTTATTACAATGAAGGACCTGCTTCATTTCTTCAGTCCACCTCGGAGATATTCGATTGTTGGTCTTGGGCTCTTGAAAAGATACACGCTGAACAGGGCATCAAGGGTTGAGGACATAATGGTTACGAAGCCGATAACAATTCACATCGATGATAATTTGGGTCATGCAATAAAGTTGATGATTGAAACTGGTAAGCATCATCTTCCTGTTGTTGATGGTGAAAAACATGTTCATGGCATCTTAGAGGTGAAGGACATAATAAGGCTTATCAGGATTGTATCCGTTTAG
- a CDS encoding cation:proton antiporter, protein MDVFLELATILIAAKIFGYLATKIKMPAALGQLVGGIIIGPSILRFVSYSEEVHLISELGIVLLLFLAGLETDVEEFKRVGVPAFLVAVGGVAVPLILGYASALFFGYSKVQALFLGGVLTATSVGLTASILMEMKKLRGKEGTTILAAAVVDDVLGIIVLTILVALNTKGHVYIEDLLILLGEVAFFFAVSILLGTPAIKEALKLSSKIELPETVTAFALSITLIFAYIAEKFQIAGITGAYLAGLIIAQTDEARRITTKIMTIAYSLFVPVFLVSIGIKSDIGTLLHAGTFALIYALVGVFGKIVGCGAGALLAKFKPKEALRVGVGMIPRMEVALIMANVALTEGVFDQGIFSIPVTMVIITTLITPPLLKLAFARE, encoded by the coding sequence TTGGATGTATTCCTCGAACTTGCAACTATATTAATAGCTGCAAAGATATTTGGGTATCTGGCAACCAAGATAAAGATGCCTGCAGCATTGGGTCAGCTTGTTGGGGGAATAATTATTGGTCCATCTATCCTTCGTTTTGTGAGCTATTCTGAGGAGGTACACTTGATAAGTGAACTCGGTATTGTTCTGCTTCTCTTTCTGGCCGGTCTTGAAACGGATGTCGAGGAATTTAAGCGTGTTGGCGTTCCGGCTTTTCTTGTTGCCGTTGGCGGTGTTGCTGTACCCCTCATCCTTGGTTATGCCTCTGCGCTGTTCTTTGGATATTCAAAGGTTCAGGCTCTTTTTCTTGGAGGTGTTTTAACTGCCACAAGTGTTGGATTAACGGCGAGCATTTTAATGGAAATGAAGAAGCTCAGGGGGAAGGAAGGAACCACGATTTTAGCTGCTGCTGTTGTCGATGACGTTTTGGGCATCATTGTTCTCACAATTTTGGTTGCATTAAACACAAAGGGGCATGTCTATATTGAGGATTTGCTCATTCTCCTTGGGGAAGTAGCATTTTTCTTTGCTGTTAGTATTCTCCTCGGAACTCCAGCTATAAAAGAGGCCTTAAAGCTTTCATCAAAAATTGAACTGCCAGAGACAGTTACAGCCTTTGCTCTTTCCATAACGTTGATATTTGCATATATAGCTGAAAAGTTTCAAATAGCCGGCATTACTGGTGCTTATTTGGCAGGTTTAATAATAGCTCAAACTGATGAAGCGAGGAGAATAACTACCAAGATAATGACAATAGCATACTCCCTATTTGTTCCAGTATTTTTGGTTAGCATCGGTATAAAAAGCGACATAGGAACACTCCTCCATGCAGGAACTTTCGCCCTTATCTACGCCCTTGTGGGTGTTTTTGGTAAGATAGTGGGATGTGGAGCTGGGGCATTGCTTGCAAAGTTCAAACCTAAAGAAGCCCTTCGCGTTGGTGTTGGCATGATACCAAGGATGGAAGTTGCCCTGATCATGGCCAACGTCGCTTTGACAGAGGGGGTTTTTGACCAAGGTATTTTCTCGATCCCCGTGACTATGGTGATTATAACCACGCTAATAACGCCACCTCTGCTTAAGCTGGCATTTGCGAGGGAGTGA
- a CDS encoding cation:proton antiporter, with protein METLLMIAMMLATAKLLGWIFEKFGQPVVLGQILGGLIIGIFAESNEIIREFANLGVLLLLFLAGLESDLGEFKRVGKPSMFVAGVGVAVAFAFGFLVSLPFVELHEALLYGAIMTPTSVSITVRVLMELRRLRTKEGTTILAAAVVDDVLGILILTIVLSLLREGSVHYDAIIEILIEVAGFLAVFLYLGPVLAEKAFRKISRIDLPESTTTFAVIFLILFAYLAEHLNLASILGAYMVGLTIGQTNYRKQVENPVNTLGYSLFIPLFFVEVGMRIELTYILHAGLFAVIYASAAILSKILGCGFGAYLGGFDLKASLRIGVGMIPRLGVELAMLAIAMASGVVGADALTVAIFMVFVTTIITPPLLKWVYSRG; from the coding sequence ATGGAAACTTTATTGATGATAGCGATGATGCTCGCAACGGCAAAGCTCCTTGGCTGGATATTTGAAAAGTTCGGTCAGCCTGTTGTGCTCGGTCAGATTCTTGGAGGATTAATAATTGGAATCTTTGCTGAAAGCAATGAAATAATCCGTGAATTTGCGAATCTCGGTGTGCTCCTCCTTTTGTTCTTAGCGGGACTTGAGAGTGATCTGGGTGAATTTAAGAGAGTTGGAAAGCCAAGCATGTTTGTTGCGGGAGTGGGGGTTGCTGTTGCATTTGCATTTGGATTTCTTGTTTCCCTGCCTTTTGTCGAGCTCCATGAAGCCCTTTTATACGGTGCAATAATGACTCCAACCAGCGTTAGCATAACTGTTAGAGTACTAATGGAGCTCAGAAGGTTAAGAACAAAAGAGGGAACCACGATTTTGGCTGCTGCTGTTGTTGATGATGTTTTGGGCATATTGATTCTAACCATCGTGCTCTCTCTATTGAGAGAAGGTAGCGTCCATTATGATGCCATCATTGAGATCCTCATTGAGGTTGCTGGATTTCTTGCAGTTTTCTTATATTTGGGTCCTGTGCTGGCGGAAAAAGCCTTTAGAAAGATTTCCCGCATAGATTTGCCAGAGTCCACAACGACTTTTGCAGTAATTTTTCTGATACTCTTTGCTTACTTAGCCGAGCACTTGAACTTGGCTTCCATCCTTGGAGCATACATGGTTGGTCTTACGATTGGGCAAACAAATTACAGAAAACAAGTGGAAAATCCAGTTAACACCTTGGGATATTCACTGTTCATCCCTCTCTTCTTCGTGGAGGTTGGTATGAGAATTGAGCTGACCTATATACTTCATGCTGGATTATTCGCCGTAATCTATGCCTCTGCAGCTATTCTCAGTAAGATACTTGGGTGTGGTTTTGGTGCCTATTTAGGTGGCTTTGACCTGAAGGCATCTTTAAGAATAGGAGTTGGCATGATTCCAAGGCTGGGTGTTGAGCTGGCTATGCTGGCGATAGCAATGGCGAGCGGCGTAGTTGGTGCTGACGCATTAACAGTGGCAATCTTCATGGTGTTTGTGACGACCATAATAACTCCTCCATTATTGAAGTGGGTTTACAGCAGAGGATGA
- the lrpA gene encoding HTH-type transcriptional regulator LrpA, producing MIDERDRVIIDMLTKDARTPFTEIAKVLGISETAVRKRVRALEEAGIIKGYTVKVNPAKLGYNLVSITGVDTKPEKIFEVAHKLKEFEFVKELYLTSGDHMIMAEIWAKDGEDLADIISNKIGKIDGVTKVCPAIILERLK from the coding sequence TTGATAGATGAAAGGGATAGGGTTATAATAGACATGCTCACCAAAGATGCAAGGACGCCTTTTACAGAAATAGCCAAAGTCCTTGGAATTAGCGAGACTGCTGTGAGGAAAAGGGTTAGGGCATTGGAGGAGGCAGGAATCATTAAGGGTTACACTGTCAAGGTTAACCCTGCCAAACTCGGCTATAACCTTGTGAGCATAACTGGTGTAGATACAAAACCCGAGAAAATATTTGAAGTTGCACACAAGCTTAAAGAATTTGAGTTTGTTAAGGAGCTTTATCTAACAAGCGGGGATCACATGATAATGGCAGAAATATGGGCAAAAGACGGAGAAGATTTAGCAGATATAATCTCAAACAAGATTGGAAAGATAGATGGAGTCACTAAGGTGTGCCCGGCAATTATTTTGGAGAGACTGAAGTAA
- the rlmD gene encoding 23S rRNA (uracil(1939)-C(5))-methyltransferase RlmD, protein MRGEIKKLSEEGFGIIKAGKKKVYVPFAAVGDVVEIKKWHREKKKLVAHEYEIIMPSPIRTEPKCPYFGKCGGCVLQHLPYSEQIKFKAEKLENLLGYAVDVIPSPKIYGHRNRIDVVISTEGIGFRRRGTWWDVVDIEKCIVFGEKSGRALKSLREFIEDFKLQPWNLRKSEGFMRYIVMREGKFTGELMINLVTYEGSLPDEVQEYFSFADSIYWSVNSSKSDVSYGEPRKFWNREFIKERLDDVVYLIHPNSFFQTNSYQAVNLVKKVAEFAEGKKVLDLYSGVGTFGIYLAKKGFEVEGIEINPFAVEMARKNAEINNVDAKFYVGEDKSVGNLGKYDTIVVDPPRAGLHPKLIRKMLKDAPEIIVYVSCNPKTLAKNLEELKSIYKVEEIIGLDMFPHTPHVEVVTKLKLNV, encoded by the coding sequence ATGAGAGGAGAGATTAAAAAGCTGAGCGAAGAGGGGTTTGGGATCATAAAAGCGGGGAAAAAGAAGGTTTATGTTCCTTTTGCAGCTGTTGGGGATGTTGTTGAGATTAAAAAATGGCATAGAGAAAAGAAAAAGCTTGTTGCACATGAATACGAAATAATAATGCCTTCTCCAATTAGGACTGAACCAAAATGCCCGTACTTTGGAAAGTGCGGAGGGTGCGTGCTCCAGCATCTGCCGTACAGTGAGCAGATAAAATTTAAGGCAGAAAAACTGGAAAATCTCCTCGGATATGCTGTTGATGTCATCCCCTCTCCAAAAATTTATGGACACAGGAATAGGATTGATGTTGTAATATCCACAGAAGGTATAGGGTTTAGGAGAAGAGGCACTTGGTGGGATGTTGTAGACATAGAAAAGTGCATAGTTTTTGGTGAAAAGAGTGGAAGAGCTCTCAAATCGCTCAGGGAATTTATAGAAGATTTCAAACTGCAACCATGGAATTTAAGGAAGAGCGAAGGTTTCATGAGATACATTGTGATGAGAGAAGGCAAGTTCACCGGAGAACTCATGATCAATTTAGTTACATACGAAGGAAGCCTCCCGGATGAAGTTCAAGAATACTTTAGTTTTGCAGACTCGATATACTGGAGCGTTAACAGCTCAAAAAGTGATGTCTCCTATGGAGAGCCAAGGAAGTTCTGGAACAGAGAGTTCATAAAAGAAAGGCTTGATGATGTTGTCTACTTGATTCATCCAAACAGCTTTTTCCAGACAAATTCTTATCAGGCAGTCAACCTTGTGAAAAAAGTAGCTGAGTTTGCAGAAGGCAAAAAAGTCCTTGATCTCTATTCTGGGGTCGGAACATTTGGAATTTATCTCGCCAAAAAAGGCTTTGAAGTTGAAGGAATTGAAATTAATCCTTTTGCTGTTGAGATGGCAAGGAAGAATGCTGAAATAAACAATGTTGATGCTAAATTTTATGTTGGAGAAGACAAAAGCGTAGGAAATCTCGGAAAATATGATACCATTGTGGTCGATCCACCAAGGGCCGGGCTTCATCCAAAGCTCATTCGAAAAATGCTTAAAGACGCACCAGAAATAATTGTCTATGTTTCGTGCAATCCCAAAACCCTTGCTAAAAACTTGGAGGAGCTTAAGAGTATCTACAAAGTTGAAGAGATAATTGGGCTCGACATGTTCCCTCACACCCCACACGTTGAGGTAGTAACAAAATTAAAATTAAATGTTTGA
- a CDS encoding helix-turn-helix domain-containing protein, which produces MRRREYIYKLLVVKKRAVTLQKLSEELETPMPKLLQTLKSLESDGLVEVFYGKEKAAIMVKAKTLDDYI; this is translated from the coding sequence ATGCGCAGGAGGGAGTATATATACAAGCTTTTAGTTGTAAAGAAAAGAGCTGTAACTTTACAAAAATTAAGTGAAGAGCTGGAAACTCCCATGCCTAAACTTCTCCAGACCCTTAAGAGTTTAGAATCCGATGGACTTGTTGAGGTTTTCTACGGAAAGGAAAAGGCTGCAATCATGGTTAAGGCTAAAACTTTGGATGACTACATTTAA
- a CDS encoding MinD/ParA family ATP-binding protein: MTVVVITGRGGAGKTTLTSNLGVYFARNKYKTLVIDGDLYLPKLGFHFSIDSPRYSIHNLLRDPTLKMENALYRHKKTGVYIIPGSAKLRDIIDVPAFRLKSILHEIMDEFSVIFVDSPTGIPFDTLHIFELADYQIIVIELERSPIYSAEVMIQNEVVKLKSLGDAFGLNVAVVLNKVRESSKNIEAVIDFLEDEIDVPVIGVIPFDHSVPHSVNMGVPILEYKPRSRVSRRLRECGEILEDWMFGKAKVERIIDEIIAEKLLNP; this comes from the coding sequence ATGACAGTGGTTGTTATCACAGGTAGGGGAGGAGCTGGCAAAACAACGCTTACCTCTAATCTTGGAGTGTATTTTGCGAGAAACAAGTACAAAACTTTGGTAATTGATGGTGATCTATACCTTCCAAAGTTGGGTTTTCATTTCAGCATCGATTCTCCAAGATACAGCATCCATAACCTTCTTAGAGATCCAACTCTTAAAATGGAGAATGCCCTTTACAGACATAAAAAAACGGGGGTTTACATCATCCCGGGTAGCGCAAAACTCCGAGATATAATAGATGTACCGGCATTTAGATTAAAGAGTATTCTCCATGAAATCATGGACGAGTTCAGTGTTATATTTGTTGATTCTCCAACAGGAATACCTTTTGACACCCTCCATATCTTTGAGCTTGCCGATTATCAGATAATTGTTATTGAGCTTGAACGTTCGCCAATTTATTCAGCGGAGGTTATGATACAGAATGAAGTTGTTAAGCTCAAAAGCTTGGGGGATGCATTTGGATTAAATGTTGCTGTGGTTCTTAATAAGGTTAGGGAGTCTTCAAAAAATATTGAGGCTGTTATAGATTTTCTTGAAGACGAAATAGATGTCCCGGTAATAGGGGTGATACCATTTGACCATAGCGTTCCTCATTCGGTGAACATGGGCGTTCCCATACTTGAATACAAACCAAGGAGTCGTGTCTCACGAAGACTTAGGGAGTGTGGGGAAATTTTAGAGGATTGGATGTTTGGAAAGGCAAAGGTGGAGAGAATTATAGATGAAATAATAGCTGAAAAACTATTAAACCCCTAA
- the pyrE gene encoding orotate phosphoribosyltransferase, which yields MKDELIGMIFREKCIKFGHFILTSGKESNYYIDVKKLITNPKALKLIAKLMKSEAEKRKIEFDKVAGPELGAVPIATALSLETENPLLIVRKKKKEHGTGKQIEGDVKAGDKVLLVEDVTTTGGSVLRAAKILEKEGAKVVGIMVVVDREEGAKENIEKEGYTLIPLIKVRELFEYKEKYRT from the coding sequence ATGAAGGATGAGCTAATCGGTATGATATTTAGAGAAAAATGTATAAAGTTCGGGCATTTTATTTTGACCTCGGGAAAAGAGAGCAACTACTACATTGACGTTAAGAAACTCATAACTAATCCTAAAGCCCTAAAACTGATTGCAAAACTCATGAAAAGCGAAGCTGAAAAGAGAAAAATTGAGTTTGACAAAGTTGCCGGTCCTGAGCTTGGAGCTGTTCCAATTGCAACAGCCCTATCTTTAGAGACTGAAAATCCGCTTTTAATCGTGAGAAAGAAGAAGAAAGAGCACGGGACTGGAAAGCAAATTGAAGGAGATGTAAAAGCTGGGGATAAAGTGCTTTTAGTTGAAGATGTAACAACAACGGGTGGAAGTGTTTTAAGAGCTGCAAAAATTCTTGAAAAAGAAGGAGCAAAAGTTGTGGGAATCATGGTTGTTGTTGACAGAGAGGAGGGAGCCAAAGAAAACATTGAAAAAGAGGGCTACACCCTGATTCCGCTTATAAAAGTCAGGGAGCTGTTTGAATACAAAGAAAAATACAGGACTTAG
- a CDS encoding ATP-dependent DNA ligase, protein MLYKELAELYRRLEKTTLKTLKTRFVADFLKKVEDEELLEIVPYLILGKVFPDWDERELGVGEKLLIKAVAMATGINAEWIENSVKDTGDLGESVALALQKRKQRSFFGQPLTIKRVYKTLVKVAETTGEGSQDRKLKYLANLFMDAEPIEGKYLARTILGTMRTGVAEGLLRDAIAEAFRVKPELVERAYMLTSDFGFVTKIAKLEGNEGLSKVTIQIGKPIKPMLAQMAANVREALVEMGGEAEFEIKYDGARVQVHKDGDKVIIYSRRLENVTKSIPEVVERIKKSIKPEKAIVEGELVAVGEGGRPRPFQYVLRRFRRKYNIQEMIEKIPLELNLFDVLYVDGENLIDTPFIERRKKLESIVEVNQWIKVAENLITKSPEEAEEFYHKALDMGHEGLMAKRLDSVYEPGNRGKKWLKIKPTMENLDLVIIGAEWGEGRRAHVLSSFLLGAYDPGTGTFVPVGKVGSGFTDEDLVEFTKMLKPLIKKEKGKFVEIEPKVVIEVTYQEIQKSPKYESGFALRFPRYVALREDKSPEDADTLERIAQLYELQERMKAGKR, encoded by the coding sequence ATGCTGTACAAAGAGTTGGCCGAGCTATATAGGAGACTGGAAAAAACAACACTCAAGACATTAAAAACAAGGTTTGTCGCTGATTTTCTCAAGAAGGTTGAAGATGAGGAGCTTTTGGAAATTGTGCCCTACCTCATTCTGGGAAAGGTCTTCCCAGATTGGGATGAAAGGGAATTGGGAGTCGGTGAAAAATTGCTTATCAAAGCGGTTGCAATGGCAACGGGTATTAATGCGGAGTGGATAGAGAACTCGGTGAAAGACACTGGTGATCTGGGAGAGAGTGTCGCATTAGCCCTTCAAAAAAGAAAACAAAGGAGCTTTTTTGGACAGCCTTTGACAATAAAAAGGGTTTACAAAACTCTCGTGAAAGTTGCAGAAACCACTGGAGAAGGGAGTCAAGACAGGAAGCTTAAATATCTTGCAAACCTTTTCATGGATGCCGAACCAATTGAAGGGAAATATCTGGCAAGAACAATTCTCGGAACAATGAGAACAGGAGTTGCTGAGGGACTTTTGAGAGATGCAATAGCTGAGGCATTCAGAGTAAAACCGGAGCTTGTTGAGAGGGCTTACATGCTAACAAGTGATTTTGGTTTCGTTACAAAAATAGCCAAGCTTGAGGGAAACGAAGGACTGTCAAAGGTCACAATCCAGATCGGAAAGCCTATAAAACCAATGCTTGCCCAAATGGCCGCTAATGTCAGAGAAGCTTTAGTCGAAATGGGGGGCGAAGCAGAGTTCGAAATTAAATACGACGGTGCAAGAGTTCAAGTCCATAAAGATGGAGATAAAGTGATAATCTATTCCAGAAGACTGGAGAACGTTACGAAGTCCATTCCAGAGGTTGTTGAGAGGATAAAGAAGAGCATAAAGCCAGAAAAAGCCATAGTTGAAGGAGAACTTGTAGCAGTTGGAGAAGGGGGGAGGCCAAGACCGTTCCAATATGTTTTGAGGAGGTTTAGGAGAAAGTACAATATCCAAGAGATGATTGAGAAAATACCTTTGGAGCTTAATTTATTCGATGTTCTTTACGTTGATGGAGAGAACTTAATTGATACTCCTTTTATAGAGCGCCGCAAGAAATTGGAGAGCATAGTTGAAGTCAATCAGTGGATTAAAGTTGCAGAGAACTTGATAACAAAAAGTCCGGAAGAAGCTGAGGAATTTTACCACAAAGCCCTCGACATGGGGCATGAAGGGCTGATGGCTAAAAGGCTCGATTCGGTTTACGAGCCAGGTAACAGGGGTAAAAAGTGGCTCAAGATCAAGCCCACAATGGAGAACCTCGATTTGGTAATCATTGGAGCAGAATGGGGAGAAGGGAGGAGGGCGCATGTTCTAAGCTCTTTCCTGCTTGGTGCTTATGACCCTGGAACTGGAACTTTTGTCCCAGTTGGAAAAGTTGGGAGCGGATTTACAGATGAAGACTTAGTTGAGTTTACAAAGATGCTTAAGCCTCTCATAAAGAAAGAGAAAGGGAAATTTGTAGAGATAGAACCAAAAGTAGTAATTGAAGTTACATACCAAGAGATCCAGAAGAGTCCAAAATACGAGAGCGGCTTTGCATTAAGATTCCCAAGATACGTGGCATTAAGGGAAGACAAAAGCCCAGAAGATGCTGATACCTTAGAAAGAATTGCACAGCTGTATGAGTTACAGGAGAGGATGAAAGCGGGAAAGCGCTAA